In the Vibrio gigantis genome, one interval contains:
- the udp gene encoding uridine phosphorylase, which produces MSQAVFHLGVTEADLNGATLAIIPGDPARVQKIAEEMENPEFLASHREYTLYRAELDGKPVVVCSTGIGGPSTSIAVEELAQLGVRTFLRVGTTGAIQPHVNVGDMIVSTGSVRLDGASLHFAPMEFPAVADFEVATAMKAAVEESGATVHMGVTASSDTFYPGQERYDTFSGRVVKRFQGSMQEWQDMGVLNFEMESATLLTMCASSGLKAGCVAGVIINRTQKETPDHDTLKVTEARSIKVVVEAARKML; this is translated from the coding sequence TGATCCTGCTCGTGTGCAAAAAATTGCAGAAGAGATGGAGAACCCTGAATTCCTTGCTAGTCACCGTGAATACACGCTTTACCGCGCAGAGCTAGACGGCAAGCCAGTTGTTGTATGTTCAACTGGTATCGGTGGTCCATCTACTTCTATCGCAGTTGAAGAGCTTGCTCAACTTGGTGTTCGCACTTTCCTACGTGTTGGTACTACTGGTGCTATCCAACCTCACGTAAACGTGGGTGACATGATTGTTTCTACAGGTTCTGTTCGTTTAGACGGCGCTAGCCTGCACTTTGCGCCAATGGAGTTCCCAGCAGTTGCTGACTTCGAAGTTGCAACGGCAATGAAAGCGGCAGTTGAAGAATCAGGCGCAACAGTTCACATGGGCGTAACTGCTTCAAGTGATACGTTCTACCCAGGTCAAGAGCGTTACGACACGTTCTCTGGTCGCGTTGTTAAGCGTTTCCAAGGTTCTATGCAAGAATGGCAAGACATGGGCGTTCTAAACTTCGAGATGGAATCTGCAACATTGCTAACTATGTGTGCAAGCTCTGGTCTGAAAGCAGGTTGTGTGGCTGGTGTGATTATCAACCGTACTCAAAAAGAGACGCCTGATCACGATACACTGAAAGTAACAGAAGCTCGTTCAATCAAAGTGGTTGTAGAAGCTGCTCGTAAAATGCTTTAA